ATGGGGGATACGTTTTCAGTAATTTGAAACTCACTACGAGAATACCTCTCCATATAGTGGGAATTATTATGCTTTAATATTAAGTTGATAAATATTTTTCGGAAATCATTTAAATCCAATTTCGCATCAAGTCGACTATCTGGTTGCCCTCTTTCCCGTATGCGACCTTGTACTGAACCAGGAAGCCATTTAATAAACCCCAGATTCAACAAACGAAATGTCTGTTCTACAATCCCTTTCCAGTCGGCCCGAAAAGGGGGTGTATTATGGATCGTTATTCCGAGCCCATCAATTAACCTATCCGAATTATGACTAATCATTTCTCCACGGTCAGCCAAGATCGATTCCGGTAAATATTTTGCAGGCCACTGATCTGTTGTAATAGAGATGCCATATTCTTTACACAACTCCACTTTATCCATCATGGTGTTCGCGAGAGCAATCATTGCTCCGGCCCAACTTGGACCCTCTAAACTGATATGAAAACCAACGATCATTCGTGAAAACACATCAATTACAACATAAATGACAGGTCTACCAATTATTTTAGACCGATCAAACGAGCTAACCAAATAAACATCTCCAATTGTGGCATCAATCTGGTAGATTGACCCTGGACCAAAAGCCATTGCTGTCGATGTTCCAAGCACCGCACGATGTTTTAAGTTAAATTCTCAAGTTTCGCACCCTTAAAATAGGTTGAAACCCTTGCCCAGTATGGATTTCTGAGCATGATACAAGTAAAAAACAACCCTCGTATCTGGTAAAATGGTGTTGTCGAAACAACCAATTGACCGAAAGCGAGAGTGTTTCTTCTATGGTACGACAAGTCCCTTCCTTTGAGCAACTCCCATCCTCTGTGGCATCCTTTTTCAAGGAATATCGGTTAGCCAGTCTTTTGAAACAATCACGGGTGACCAAGCAAGCTGGGATTCCTGCGAATCGTCTCTTTACGTTTCTCTTGACCCTCGTCTTTTCTGGTCGCAGCCTCTCTTGGAATTTGGATCCACAGCGTGAAACAGGATTTTGCAAGGATACCGTCTACCGATTTCTCAATGCGTCTACCCACAATTGGCGTCGTTTCCTACTCTTGCTGGCACAGTCGGTCGTTGCGCGAATGCAACTGCTGACGTCCAAGGATCGAACCGAGGTGCTCATCGTGGATGACTCCTTATATAACCGCAATCGGAGCAAGAACGTCGAGCTGTTGGCACGAGTCTATGATCATGCGTCCCATCGTTTTGTACGCGGATTTCGAATGCTGACCCTTGGCTGGTCGGACGGAAACTCCTTTGTTCCGCTTGCCTTTTCCTTACTCAGCTCCGAGAAGACCGAAAATCGTATTCAAGGCATGGATTCATCAGCAGATCGAAGAACCTCAGGTTATCGCCGCCGCCGCGAGAGTATCCTCAAGGCGACGGTTGTCCTCTTTGATCTTCTGGCGCAGGCAAAAGCGGCGGGTATCAAGACCCGGACCCTCCTGTTCGACAGCTGGTTTGCCTTTCCGTCCACGATCGTTCGTGCAGTGGGTGAAGAGATGACGGTGATTTGCATGCTCAAAGCCATGAAGACCGTCACTTATTCCGTACAGGGAAAGCGACTTACCCTTGCGCAGATCTATGCCCTTGTGAAAAAACGGAGGGGACGTGCGAAGATCCTCGCATCCATTGAAGTCGAGGTGGGACAAAACGAACATGGACAAGGTGTGCCCGCGAAGATCGTTTTCGTCCGTGATCGCAATCGATCGAAGCAATGGTTGGCATTGCTGTGCACAGATGTCACGTTGTCAGACGAAGAAGTGATTCGACTATATGGGAAACGCTGGAATATCGAGGTGTTTTTCAAGGTACTTAAGTCACAACTCCGCTTGGCTCGAGAACTGCAAGGACGATCTTATGATGCGATGGTCGCACACACGACGATCGTCTTTACGCGCTATCTTCTTCTGGCAGTAGAAACGCGCAATGAACAGGATCCGCGTACCCTTGGTGCGCTCTTTCTCGCGATGTGTGATGAAATGACAGATCTTCGTTACGCCGAAGCCATCGCTCGATTGCTCCAATTTTTCACTCGAGTAACCGGAGGGTGTCGCTTCGGAAGAATCAAAGGAAATTGAGGTGGCCGTACAACACTTTATTGCCAGTTTGCCCAGTACGATCAAGGCAAGAATAGCTGCTTAAGGGTGCGAAACTTGAGTTAAATTCGTTCTCTCCGTGACGCGCTATTACTGTCTTCTTTCCGAGTGGATCCCCCATATCGCGTAGGGCCATTCGGCGAGGATTCGTTCCAGAGCAGAGGCGACCCCTGCTTGTCCACGCCCAAGTACGGCCAGACGCCTACTGTATCCCGTCACGATATCAACCACCGAAAGCGTATAGGCATAGTGTCCGGACGATGAACCGCCGTTGTGCTCCACAAGATCAATTTCTAAAGCATGTAACCTCAATCGGGTTGATATCGTCATACTGATAAAACAACCGTGAGGAGGACGTGCGATGAAGAGCTATCGTACACTCGTTTTCGCTACAGTGGTACTTACGCTCATGACGGTCAGTGGGTTTGTAGTAAATGCCGAAACCAAGCAGCAAGCTCAGACACCCGTGGTGAAGCACGTATCAACGCAAAAACACAGCTTCATCATGGTTCTTACATGATGTACAACTCGCTGAGCGAGCTAAAATGAACTTCGGAATAAACTACATTCTGAATTATGGCGAAACTGACAATCCATTCAGTCCGACAATGAATCAAGTTTGGTTTGGTATTCAGACCAATCAAAATAAAGATCCTTTCATTGGTTATTCATGGTCTGGCATGTTTAATGCCGTGAAAACACAGCCCTTGTCTCTCTCATCGATTAATGTGTTAGAACAAGTCAAACTAGCTGGCCATGCCGTTGGTGTCCTTGTACCGGCCACAAGTGATCCCATTGGAAACGGAAGTTATATCGCCTTTGCGAATGGGCAAGTCATTACAGCTGCCGACAAATCAGGAGAGCTATTCTACAGCGTATATCCAGTTAAAGG
The sequence above is a segment of the Ferroacidibacillus organovorans genome. Coding sequences within it:
- a CDS encoding Mu transposase C-terminal domain-containing protein — its product is MAFGPGSIYQIDATIGDVYLVSSFDRSKIIGRPVIYVVIDVFSRMIVGFHISLEGPSWAGAMIALANTMMDKVELCKEYGISITTDQWPAKYLPESILADRGEMISHNSDRLIDGLGITIHNTPPFRADWKGIVEQTFRLLNLGFIKWLPGSVQGRIRERGQPDSRLDAKLDLNDFRKIFINLILKHNNSHYMERYSRSEFQITENVSPIPLNLWEWGITNRTGHLRQLPEDLVRLTLLPTGSGLVTQFGIRFKGMYYSSDLAIREQWFEEVRKNRTRRVNISFDPRLMDVIYLHKDNGQGFEPCTLLEREARYRGHCMEDVEELFEIEKLQKDLHEPKRLEDQVNFNADMDEIVKEATKKTNMQLDPAMSKSKRVAQIM